TCAATGTCGAGCTCGGATTCAGAATCAAGGTCATCCATGTCTTCATCATCAAGGATGTCTGACATGTGACTTAGGTCACGGGCACCCGCTGCTGGAATGGTGGCCTCGGCAATTATCTGCCTGATCGTATCCATGCTCTGCATAGGTTGATCAGGCTCCTCAAAGTGGTTATCCATTGTGTTTTCATCCATCAGATCAGCAGGTAGATTCTTCAAGAATCACTCGTGATTTCTGATTTCCGGAATCGTAATCCTCTGTTAAACAAAATAGTCCACTTCAGAATCACGGTAGTTGCCAaaggttacctgggaattctcTGCAGAAAATACTCACAGCTGTAGGATCAGCAACAAAAATCCTTGAAATCAGATGTCGACATTCGGGAGATATTTGGACAAAATCTGGAATGGAGTACTGGACACTGAGAATTCTCTGTATGAATCAATGAGAGACATGAGAGAATAGATCTTTTTTGAGGGAAGAAATGAGACTAATGCAATAACAATATCCAGTGATATACTTGTATCGTCTTCCGAAAGTCTTTTGGCTCATCAGGATCCTCGAAAGGATATGCCCCGACCAGCATTACATACAAGGTAACCCCGCATGACCATACATCTGCAATCTGATATCACAACACAATATCATCAACTCATTTCTTTACTAATTTTCATATTCTAACATCAACTTGCAGGGACGTATGACTCGCTTGATGTTCTTTCGTGTGCATTTGAATATCAAACCCAGTCTAGCCATCAACACTTGACTGATAAGAACCAGCCACAAGACTAAAGCAGATCCATTCAACAAATCCTCGCATTACACATATGCGAAGCAACGACATACCATTCCAGGCCTTCTTCATTGGAGGACTGCAGCAACTGTCAGTTCACATACTATGAATACTAAACCGAAGTTTTAAATCAACTAAGGGGCAAAAGCCATCAATTTGATGTCATTTCACTCAAATATATAACTAGAACACGGTGACTAACCCATATAACATCTAGCTCTTTACGTCTTAACCAGGAATTTGCATGTGGATTGTAAACTGGAAACCAAAACTGATTTGAACTAGCTCATGATTATACCTTGCCATCGTATTCTTGCCTTTGGAGTACCTCGGGGGCAATGTATGCAGGAGTTCCAACAGTGGACTTCGGTTGCGAATGAAGAACTGAAGACTGAGAAAAACAATCACAAACAAACAGATAAGTATAATACCGATCTTACGTAACTGATAAAATCAAATGCTATTTCACCCGAAATGT
This is a stretch of genomic DNA from Gossypium arboreum isolate Shixiya-1 chromosome 11, ASM2569848v2, whole genome shotgun sequence. It encodes these proteins:
- the LOC108479242 gene encoding LOW QUALITY PROTEIN: serine/threonine-protein kinase SRK2I (The sequence of the model RefSeq protein was modified relative to this genomic sequence to represent the inferred CDS: substituted 1 base at 1 genomic stop codon), producing MDRADMMVGPGMDMPIMHDSDRYDFVKDIGSGNFGVARLMRDKITRELVAVKYIERGDKIDENVRREIINHRSLRHPNIVRFKEVILTPTHLAIVMEYASGGELFERICAAGRFNEDEARFFFQQLLSGVSYCHAMQVCHRDLKLENTLLDGSPAPRLKICDFGYSKSSVLHSQPKSTVGTPAYIAPEVLQRQEYDGKIADVWSCGVTLYVMLVGAYPFEDPDEPKDFRKTIQRILSVQYSIPDFVQISPECRHLISRIFVADPTARITIPEIRNHEXFLKNLPADLMDENTMDNHFEEPDQPMQSMDTIRQIIAEATIPAAGARDLSHMSDILDDEDMDDLDSESELDIDSSGEIIYAM